From Thermoanaerobaculia bacterium:
CGCACCTGCGGTTTTTCGGCTCTCCCGTAGCCGGTGATCGATTTCTTGATCGTCAGGGGCTCGTACTGGAAGGTCGGGAGACCGGCCCGGGCGGCGGCGAGGAGCACGACCCCGCGCGCGTGCGAGAGCGCCACGGCCGCCGGGACGCTCCGTCCCTGGAAAACCGTTTCGAGCGCGACGGCGTCGGGGCGCGATTCGGCCAGGAAACGTTCCGCCTGCGCGAAGAGGGCTTCGAGGCGCCGCGAGAGCGGCCCTTCCTTTTCGCGCCAGACGCCGAACTCGAGCGCGACGAGGACGCCGCGGGTGAAGTCGACGAGGCCGAAGCCGCACGCCCGGGAGCCCGGGTCGATGCCGAGGACCTTCATGAATTCAGGCGCGGCGAAACGCGGCGTGATGCGGCCGCGGCCGCCTCCCCCCGCGTCTCGCCGTGTTTCTGTCGTCGGCCGTTTCGCTCGCGCAGGATTCGCGCGCCGCGATTCTCCGTCTCGACGCAGCGGCCGACACCGCGCGCGGGCCTCTAGGCCGACTCGGGGAGCTCCGCCGCCGTCCAGACGTTCTGGACGTCGTCGTGCTCTTCGATCGCTTCCATCAGCTTCATCAGCTGCGCGCTCTTCGCGTCGTCGAGCTTGACGGGGGTCTGCGGAATCATCGAGACCTCGGCCGCCGCGACGGCGACCCCCTTCGCCTCGAGCGCCTGCTTCACTTCGGCGAGCGACTCGGGCGACGTGTAGATCTCGAAGTACTCGGGATCGTCGGTCGCGAGGTCGTCGGCGCCCGCCTCGAGCGCGAGCTCCATCAGGCGGTCCTCGGCGACCTTGTCGCGTTCGACGGCGATGTAGCCCTTCTTGTCGAACATGAAGCGGACGCAGCCGCTCTCGCCGAGGTTCCCGCCGTTCTTGGTGAACATGTGGCGAATCTCGGGAAGCGTGCGGTTCTTGTTGTCGGTGAGAGCCTCGATGAAGATCGCGGCGCCGCCGGGGCCGTATCCTTCGAAGACGACCTCCTCGTACTGGACGCCCGGCAGCTCGCCCGTGCCGCGCTGGATCGCGCGCTTGATGTTGTCGGCGGGCATGTTCGCCGCCTTCGCGTCGTCGACCGCCTTGCGAAGGCGCGCGTTGGTGTCCACGCTTCCTCCGCCCTCGCGCGCCGCGACCGTGAGCTCCTTGATGAGGCGCGTGAAGATGCGGCCGCGCTTGGCGTCCGCCGCGCCCTTCTTGTGCTTAATCGTGCTCCATTTGCTGTGCCCCGACATCGTTCGTCCTCTCTCGGAAAGCCCGCTATTCTACCGCCCCCTTCCGGGGGTGTAAAGCGTGCGGCGATTGACATTTGCCGCAGCGCATGGAGATAATGGGGAATCCAACCATGGCCAAGAAGCTTCTCCTGATCGAGAACGAGCCGCGTTACATCGACAAGGTCCGTCTGGCCGGGGGCACCGATTTCGACGTGACGGTCGCGCGGGAAGGGGACGAAGGGCTCGTCGCCTTCGAGCGCGACCGGCCCGATCTCGTCGTCGTGACGGCGGCCCTCCAGAAGATGCGCGTCAACGACGTCATCCGCGACCTTCGCCGCAAGGGCGGCCCGACGGCACCCCCGATCCTGCTGATGATGTCCGGCTACAAGGGATCGAACCCGAAGGCCGACGCGCAGAAGATCGGCGCGTTCGACATCCTCGAGAAGCCCTTCTCCGACGAGACGTTCCGGAGCATCGCATT
This genomic window contains:
- the ruvC gene encoding crossover junction endodeoxyribonuclease RuvC produces the protein MKVLGIDPGSRACGFGLVDFTRGVLVALEFGVWREKEGPLSRRLEALFAQAERFLAESRPDAVALETVFQGRSVPAAVALSHARGVVLLAAARAGLPTFQYEPLTIKKSITGYGRAEKPQVREMVKSLLAFGPAAIPLDAADALATAICHCHHAAGPGFDGRSAAC
- a CDS encoding YebC/PmpR family DNA-binding transcriptional regulator translates to MSGHSKWSTIKHKKGAADAKRGRIFTRLIKELTVAAREGGGSVDTNARLRKAVDDAKAANMPADNIKRAIQRGTGELPGVQYEEVVFEGYGPGGAAIFIEALTDNKNRTLPEIRHMFTKNGGNLGESGCVRFMFDKKGYIAVERDKVAEDRLMELALEAGADDLATDDPEYFEIYTSPESLAEVKQALEAKGVAVAAAEVSMIPQTPVKLDDAKSAQLMKLMEAIEEHDDVQNVWTAAELPESA